A single region of the Gossypium arboreum isolate Shixiya-1 chromosome 12, ASM2569848v2, whole genome shotgun sequence genome encodes:
- the LOC108479239 gene encoding scarecrow-like protein 6: MNAMPLSFEEFQGKGALDFASSTSSCSNSSLLLQHQQQKKWQNNKESCCYVGFEPTSTRSPSPPTSSSTVSSSFGGGSGGASTDSSGVAETAAVSKGKSQSFDTGTGKCGLSLEDWENDQSILRLIMGDVDDPSLGLNKILQPPSGSGGGGGSSENMEFNAGFGMADHSFGFDSITSSVSLMNNDMVSCSNPVFDQNQAEFTQNPFMFFPSYAAEMQEHNLLSPPPPKRFNSGTSGPNYQVPKVQFSASGPEHYLRRQQLLHQRPTTPKIVTDEMANQQLQQAIIDQLIQAAELIETGDPVLAQGILARLNHQLSPVGKPFIRAAFYFKEALQLLLRFNTTNTSTLYTTNMIFKIGAYKSFSEISPTVQFVNFTCNQALLEVFEGCNRVHIIDFDIGYGGQWASLMQELVLRNGDAPCMKITAFACPTSYDEFELGFTIENLKHYANEINMGFDIEIVSLEALNSCSWSSLPLHFGENETIAVNLPIGSFSNYPSTLPLILRFVKQLSPKIVVSSDRGCDRTDVPFPHHIIHALQSYSGLLESLDAVNMNLDALEKIERFFLQPSIEKIVLGRHRSLERRPPWRSLFIQSGFSPLTFSNFTESQAECLVQRTPIQGFHVEKRQSALVLCWQRRELIAASAWRC; this comes from the coding sequence ATGAATGCCATGCCCCTATCCTTTGAGGAATTTCAAGGGAAGGGGGCTTTAGATTTTGCTTCTTCAACTTCATCTTGTTCCAATTCATCACTGTTATTACAACACCAGCAACAGAAAAAGTGGCAAAACAACAAGGAAAGTTGTTGCTATGTGGGATTTGAGCCCACATCTACAAGAAGCCCGAGTCCACCAACGTCTTCATCAACAGTGTCTTCCTCATTCGGCGGAGGCAGCGGTGGTGCCTCCACGGACAGCAGTGGCGTGGCGGAAACAGCAGCTGTCTCCAAAGGTAAAAGCCAGTCTTTTGATACAGGGACGGGAAAATGTGGTTTAAGTTTGGAGGATTGGGAGAATGACCAATCCATTTTGAGGCTAATTATGGGTGATGTTGATGACCCTTCTTTGGGGTTAAACAAGATCCTTCAACCACCAAGTGGCAGCGGCGGCGGTGGTGGGTCTTCGGAAAATATGGAGTTTAATGCTGGTTTTGGTATGGCCGATCATAGTTTCGGGTTCGACTCCATTACTAGTAGTGTTAGCTTGATGAACAATGATATGGTTTCGTGTTCAAATCCCGTATTTGACCAAAACCAGGCCGAGTTCACCCAGAACCCGTTTATGTTTTTCCCTTCGTATGCTGCTGAAATGCAGGAACATAATCTTTTATCACCACCACCGCCGAAGAGATTCAATTCCGGCACAAGTGGACCGAATTATCAAGTGCCGAAAGTTCAGTTTTCGGCTTCGGGACCGGAGCATTATCTCCGGCGTCAACAACTGCTTCATCAAAGGCCAACCACGCCGAAGATAGTGACTGATGAAATGGCCAACCAGCAGCTTCAGCAGGCAATAATAGACCAATTAATTCAGGCCGCAGAGCTGATCGAAACCGGTGATCCGGTACTCGCGCAAGGGATATTGGCGCGGCTCAATCACCAGCTCTCCCCTGTAGGTAAGCCCTTTATAAGGGCTGCTTTCTACTTTAAGGAGGCCTTACAATTACTCCTCCGTTTCAACACTACCAACACTTCAACTTTGTATACTACCAATATGATTTTCAAGATCGGTGCTTACAAATCGTTCTCTGAGATATCTCCGACCGTTCAATTCGTGAATTTCACTTGTAATCAAGCGCTTCTCGAGGTTTTCGAAGGGTGTAATCGAGTTCACATAATCGATTTCGACATCGGATATGGTGGACAATGGGCTTCTTTGATGCAAGAACTTGTTTTAAGAAATGGCGACGCACCCTGTATGAAAATTACTGCGTTTGCTTGTCCAACAAGTTACGATGAATTCGAACTCGGATTCACAATCGAGAATCTTAAGCATTATGCTAATGAAATCAACATGGGTTTCGATATCGAAATAGTTAGCCTCGAGGCATTGAATTCGTGTTCTTGGTCTTCATTGCCCCTGCATTTCGGTGAAAACGAAACGATTGCTGTTAATCTACCGATCGGTTCTTTTTCCAATTACCCTTCAACTCTCCCCTTGATCCTCCGTTTCGTAAAGCAATTATCACCCAAAATCGTTGTCTCGTCTGACCGTGGCTGTGACCGAACCGATGTCCCGTTCCCTCATCACATAATCCATGCACTCCAATCATACTCTGGCCTACTCGAATCCCTCGACGCGGTGAACATGAACCTTGATGCGTTGGAAAAGATTGAAAGGTTCTTCCTTCAACCAAGCATTGAAAAAATCGTGTTGGGTCGACATCGGTCCCTCGAAAGAAGACCTCCATGGAGGAGTTTGTTTATACAATCCGGATTTTCACCATTAACATTCAGTAACTTCACTGAATCACAAGCTGAATGTTTGGTTCAAAGAACACCAATTCAAGGTTTCCATGTCGAAAAAAGACAATCGGCACTTGTTCTTTGTTGGCAAAGGAGAGAATTAATTGCTGCTTCAGCTTGGAGATGCTGA